The following proteins come from a genomic window of Terriglobales bacterium:
- a CDS encoding ATP-binding protein, giving the protein MTNDPLLQRAKALHLHGLVAHWAEIVGQPWLEALIGWEEQERQRRSLERRLQAAHIGAFKPVCDFDWTWPRRCDRAALEALMALDFLREAANVVLIGPNGVGKSMWAQNLAHQALLQGATVLFTTAGQMLGELAALDSDSGLRRRLRHYAAPDLLVIDEVGYLSYGNRHADLLFELVSRRYQAHSTLVTTNRPFAEWGEVFPNAACVVS; this is encoded by the coding sequence ATGACCAATGACCCCTTGCTGCAACGCGCCAAGGCCCTCCACCTCCACGGCCTGGTGGCCCACTGGGCGGAGATCGTCGGACAGCCTTGGCTCGAAGCGCTGATCGGTTGGGAGGAGCAGGAACGCCAGCGCCGCAGCCTGGAACGGCGCCTGCAGGCCGCCCACATCGGCGCGTTCAAGCCGGTCTGCGACTTCGACTGGACCTGGCCCCGCCGTTGCGACCGCGCCGCCCTGGAAGCCCTGATGGCCCTCGACTTCCTCCGCGAGGCCGCCAACGTGGTCCTGATCGGACCCAACGGCGTGGGCAAGTCCATGTGGGCGCAGAACCTGGCCCACCAGGCCCTGCTCCAGGGCGCCACCGTCCTGTTCACCACCGCCGGCCAGATGCTCGGCGAACTGGCGGCCCTCGACAGCGACTCGGGGCTACGCCGGAGACTCCGCCACTACGCCGCCCCGGACCTGCTGGTCATTGACGAGGTCGGTTATCTCTCCTACGGCAACCGCCACGCCGATCTGCTGTTCGAGCTGGTCAGCCGCCGCTACCAGGCCCACAGTACCCTGGTCACCACCAACCGCCCCTTCGCCGAATGGGGTGAGGTCTTTCCCAATGCCGCCTGCGTCGTCTCC